DNA sequence from the Brevinematales bacterium genome:
GAATTGATTTTCTCAAAGAAGCCGGTATTGATTAAAACTGTTCTCGGTTCGTGTGTGGCGGTAACCATGTATGATAAAATAAATAAGTACGGCGGGATGATTCATTATCTCCTGCCCGATTCCTCGAACAGTATCGTCAGCACCAAGTACGGCGACGTCGCGATACCCACCCTCATCAACAAGTTCATCAAAGAAGGCTCGAAGAAACAGTTCCTCGAGGCGACGGTTACCGGGGGCGCGTTCATCATCTTCGATGAATCCGAGATATTCTTTATCGGCGACAGGAATATTGAAATCGCGCAGACGATACTCAAGCAGAAC
Encoded proteins:
- a CDS encoding chemotaxis protein CheD, with amino-acid sequence MDAGGVPQYFLNPGELIFSKKPVLIKTVLGSCVAVTMYDKINKYGGMIHYLLPDSSNSIVSTKYGDVAIPTLINKFIKEGSKKQFLEATVTGGAFIIFDESEIFFIGDRNIEIAQTILKQNEIRVVASNTGGERGRRVIFNSYTNQVDVSLLEGMHLDDLYNK